Genomic window (Leptotrichia sp. OH3620_COT-345):
TTGTGAAAAAAAAAATATAGAAGTACAAATTTTCCAGTCAAATTCTGAAGGAGAAATAATAAATTTTCTTCAGAATGCTTATTATGAAAATGTAAAAGGGATTGTAATAAATCCGGGTGCATACACTCATTACAGTTATGCAATTTTTGATGCTATAAAATCGATAATCCTTCCTACAGTTGAAGTACATTTAAGTAACATACATGAACGTGAGGATTTTAGGAAAGTGTCCGTTACTGCACCTGCATGCGTAAAACAGATATACGGGAAAGGAAAAGACGGTTATATTGAAGCAATAGACTTCCTGACAGAAAACAAATATTGAAAATACAGTAATGAAAGTAGGTTATAATATGGAATTTAAGGATAGCAAAAGTGTAGACATATGTCGGATTGCTTTGAAAATGGCTATTTCTTCAAGAGAGGAAGAAAAACAGTTTATAAAAGAATACAGAGCAGAAAAAATAAAAGTGGCAGCTGTAGATGTGGGAGGAGGAATGCCCAACTCAAGGTTTAAATTTATTGAAAGTGCATTAATGGCAGCTAAAAGAAACAATATTATACAGGATAAACATATTCATGATGGAGCTGTTATAGGAGCTGTGAGAGAAGCAATGAGCCAGATAGAAACTAATATAAATGGGTTAAGTGTAGGAGGTAAAATCGGTCTGGCAAGACATGGAGAACATTTGGGAGTAGCGATATTTCTAAGTGTCGGAATACTTCATTTTAACGAAGTGATAACATCGGTAGCTCACAGGTCGATAGCTGTGCTACCTGAAGAAAGAGATTTTATTGAGTAAGGAGAAGCGATGAGTAAAAAACTTTTTGAAAAATTGGATTTATTTGTATTTGATATGGATGGGCTGCTTTTCGATACGGAAACAATATACGTAAATTATGGGAAAAAGCTTGCTGAAAGTAAAGGATATATTATAAATGACAGTATTGTTGAAAAGACTACAGGAATGACTAATGAAGCTACAAAAGCTGTGTATCTTGAAGAATTTGGAAAAGATTTTCCTTATGATGAACTAAGTTCGGAAATTTACAAATACATTATAGAACAAGGGAAAAAATGTAAAGTCCCTCTTATGAAAGGTGTTGAGGAATTTCTTGCATATTTATACAGTAACGGGAAGAAGATGGTGCTTGCTACTTCAGCCGATAGACTGATGGCAGATACACTTATAGAAAATAAAGGGTTAAAAAAATATTTCAGTTTTATTGTGACATCAAATGATGTGAAAAAAGGAAAACCTGACCCTGAAGTATTTCTGACTGTAGCTCAAAAAGCGGGAGTTTCTCCTGAAAAAGCAGTGGTTTTTGAAGATTCTTTGAACGGGATCAAAGCTGCACATTCAGCAGGAATGTTTGCTGTTATGATTCCTGATAAAATACAGCCTACGGAAGAAATAACGAAAATGTTACATTGTAAGCTGGACAGTCTTTTAAAGGCAATAGAATATTTTGAAAAAGAAGTATAATAAATTTATTTTACATTCAGGAAAATATGGAGGATAAAATGTCAAATAATGTATTTAGAATACTTTCTCTTGACGGTGGAGGCGCCAGAGGTTTATTTATTGCAAGTACATTAAGAAAAATAGAAGAAAAATATGAGATAAAATTTCACGAATACTTTGATTTAATAGTAGGTACAAGTACAGGATCGATAATTGCTTCAGCTCTTGCTTTGGGAGTGAATATAAAAATAATTGAAAAAATGTACATAGAAGAAATGGAAAAAATATTTAAGAAAGATATTCTGAAAAATGGAATTATTCAAAGTAAATATGATAATAAATATTTAAGAGAACTCCTCGAAACAGCTTTTAAAAATAAAACTTTTGAAAATGCTGAAACCGAATTGATGATAACTACTACAAATATTGTAAACGGAGAAGCGGTAATACTGACAAACAGAAATTGTTATGATATAAAATTGATAGATGCAATATTGTCTTCATGTGCCGCACCGATATTTTTCGATCCGCTGAAAATAGATGAAGAAAGGATATTTGCAGACGGAGGATTATGGGCAAACAATCCTTCTCTTACTGCTATTTCTGAAGTTTTGTCAGATACGGAACACAAAAAGGAACTGAAGGATATAAAAATACTGTCAATAGGAACCGGAGAAGAGAGAATGATAAATAAATTTGATGCTAAACAATGGGGTTGGGGAATTGCCAATTGGGCAAATCCTTTAATAAAAATTATTTTTCAGTTAGGGTCAAAAAGTGTCCATAATGTGGTAAATAAATTATTATCGGAAGAAAACTACATACGGCTTGATTATGAAACAAACAGTATTCTTGAAATTGATGTGGCGGATAAAGATACAGATGAAAAAGCTAAAAATACAATAGAAGAAAATAAAGAAAAATTGGGGAAATTTTTTAGTGATAAAGAAAGAAATAAGGAAATTGTAAAAAAACAGAATTTTTTTCATAAAATTTTCAAAAAGAAAAAAAAGAAATAAAATTATTTTTAGTAAAGGTGTTTTCTTTTTTTAAAAGTGAGGTATACTTATAATGTAGAGACTAAATGGGAGGTAATTTTATGGAAATTTTAGCAATGATTTTAGCAGGAGGGAGAGGTTCAAGACTGGATATTTTGTCTGAAAAAAGAGTTAAGCCGAGTGTTCCTTTTGCTGGAAAATTCAGAATTATTGATTTTGCATTAAGTAACTGTTCAAATTCCGGAATTTATGATGTCGCATTATTGACACAATACTTGCCCCTTTCTTTAAATGAACATATAGGCTCAGGAAAGCCGTGGGATTTTGACAGAAGAGATTCAAGTATTACGATGTTGCAGCCTCATGAAAAACCGGGGGGGAATGCTTGGTATCTGGGGACTGCCGATGCCATAAGACAGAATGTCGAATTTATAAAAGGTAAAAATCCGAAATATGTACTTATTTTATCGGGTGATCATATTTATAAAATGAACTATAATTGGATGCTGGAAGACCATAAAAGAAGCAATGCGGAACTTACAATTGCAGTTCAGGAAGTGCCGTTGGAAGAAGCGGGAAGATTTGGAATATTTGAAGTTGATGAAAGTAAAAAAATATTAAATTTTGAGGAAAAACCGAAAGATCCTAAGAGTAATCTGGCTTCAATGGGTATATATATATTTAATACCGATGTATTGCTCGAATATCTTAAAAAGCTTGAAAATGAAGATTTGGATTTCGGAAAACATGTTATTCCGTCAATGATAGAAGAAG
Coding sequences:
- a CDS encoding glucose-1-phosphate adenylyltransferase → MEILAMILAGGRGSRLDILSEKRVKPSVPFAGKFRIIDFALSNCSNSGIYDVALLTQYLPLSLNEHIGSGKPWDFDRRDSSITMLQPHEKPGGNAWYLGTADAIRQNVEFIKGKNPKYVLILSGDHIYKMNYNWMLEDHKRSNAELTIAVQEVPLEEAGRFGIFEVDESKKILNFEEKPKDPKSNLASMGIYIFNTDVLLEYLKKLENEDLDFGKHVIPSMIEEERKVFVHTYDSYWMDVGTYDSYLDANLDLIKKSEEVGINLYDQEWKIYTRSEDLAPVRIGVTGSVLNSLICDGCKIEGRVENSVLGPGVTIRKGSTIKNSIIFSGSYIDENTHLDTIILDKRVYVGKNSLLGHGDDYTPNKAKPDLLTKGISVIGKRAHLPDGSVIGRNVRIFGGVTLNDINKIVNSGETLEK
- a CDS encoding HutP family protein; this encodes MKVGYNMEFKDSKSVDICRIALKMAISSREEEKQFIKEYRAEKIKVAAVDVGGGMPNSRFKFIESALMAAKRNNIIQDKHIHDGAVIGAVREAMSQIETNINGLSVGGKIGLARHGEHLGVAIFLSVGILHFNEVITSVAHRSIAVLPEERDFIE
- a CDS encoding HAD family phosphatase, which gives rise to MSKKLFEKLDLFVFDMDGLLFDTETIYVNYGKKLAESKGYIINDSIVEKTTGMTNEATKAVYLEEFGKDFPYDELSSEIYKYIIEQGKKCKVPLMKGVEEFLAYLYSNGKKMVLATSADRLMADTLIENKGLKKYFSFIVTSNDVKKGKPDPEVFLTVAQKAGVSPEKAVVFEDSLNGIKAAHSAGMFAVMIPDKIQPTEEITKMLHCKLDSLLKAIEYFEKEV
- a CDS encoding CBASS cGAMP-activated phospholipase; protein product: MSNNVFRILSLDGGGARGLFIASTLRKIEEKYEIKFHEYFDLIVGTSTGSIIASALALGVNIKIIEKMYIEEMEKIFKKDILKNGIIQSKYDNKYLRELLETAFKNKTFENAETELMITTTNIVNGEAVILTNRNCYDIKLIDAILSSCAAPIFFDPLKIDEERIFADGGLWANNPSLTAISEVLSDTEHKKELKDIKILSIGTGEERMINKFDAKQWGWGIANWANPLIKIIFQLGSKSVHNVVNKLLSEENYIRLDYETNSILEIDVADKDTDEKAKNTIEENKEKLGKFFSDKERNKEIVKKQNFFHKIFKKKKKK
- the aroQ gene encoding type II 3-dehydroquinate dehydratase, which encodes MVEKITVINGPNLNFLGIRELGIYGNETYKDLCEYIKNYCEKKNIEVQIFQSNSEGEIINFLQNAYYENVKGIVINPGAYTHYSYAIFDAIKSIILPTVEVHLSNIHEREDFRKVSVTAPACVKQIYGKGKDGYIEAIDFLTENKY